One genomic window of Panicum hallii strain FIL2 chromosome 6, PHallii_v3.1, whole genome shotgun sequence includes the following:
- the LOC112898198 gene encoding zinc finger BED domain-containing protein RICESLEEPER 2-like, translated as MAITGHFIDESWTLRSIIMRFIYVPASHTADVIGEELYESLVDWNLDEKISTVTLDNCTTNDEDGLEPLKNTIENIRESVAYWTATPKRIEKFEETAKFIKVHMKTKINLDCKTRWNSTFNMLNIALSYKVVFIRASRVDKQYTCLPSEEEWNFAAEVVERLHMFNDITELFSGTQYVTANIYFMKIYEIRVKIRQWSTCGNPLLQAMSANMIAKFDKCWSDIQGLMGIATVLDPRLKTLSLLMCFEWLLGMTGQVCEDKVALVMDLLRDLMIEYHVEVVEVEETTAAPSTSNLEFLSSFSVRVASTRPESMMYKSELERYIEDGLVPLDTKGFNVLDWWKVAGSRYPTLRRIAKDIYAIPITTVASEAAFSTSGRVLSDHCSSLTPQMIEALMCSQDWFRNKYGVDDKDKNAASFWSCLQDMSPRYSRRSSGT; from the exons ATGGCCATCACAGGTCATTTCATTGATGAATCTTGGACTCTTAGAAGCATTATCATGAG GTTCATTTATGTCCCTGCCTCTCACACCGCTGATGTGATTGGTGAAGAATTATATGAATCCTTGGTTGATTGGAACCTTGATGAGAAGATATCCACTGTGACTCTTGACAACTGCACTACAAATGATGAG GATGGTCTAGAACCTTTGAAAAATACAATTGAGAATATTCGTGAAAGTGTAGCATATTGGACAGCCACACCAAAAAGAATTGAGAAGTTTGAGGAGACTGCTAAGTTTATCAAAGTTCATATGAAAACTAAGATCAATCTTGATTGTAAGACTAGATGGAACTCAACCTTCAACATGCTTAACATTGCATTGTCTTATAAAGTTGTTTTCATTAGAGCCAGTCGTGTTGATAAGCAGTACACTTGTTTGCCAAGTGAGGAAGAATGGAATTTTGCAGCAGAAGTTGTAGAAAGGCTTCACATGTTTAATGATATAACTGAATTATTCTCTGGAACTCAGTATGTTACTGCAAATATTTACTTCATGAAGATCTATGAGATTAGAGTAAAAATTAGGCAATGGTCCACTTGTGGCAACCCATTACTACAAGCAATGTCAGCTAATATGATTGCCAAGTTTGACAAGTGTTGGTCTGATATTCAAGGGCTAATGGGCATTGCAACTGTTCTTGATCCTCGGCTTAAAACTTTGAGCTTGCTGATGTGTTTTGAGTGGTTACTTGGTATGACCGGACAAGTTTGTGAGGATAAGGTTGCCTTAGTCATGGATTTGCTACGAGATCTAATGATTGAGTACCATGTCGAAGTGGTAGAAGTTGAAGAAACCACAGCAGCACCTTCTACTAGTAATTTGGAGTTCTTATCATCCTTTAGTGTACGTGTGGCAAGCACAAGACCAGAGTCCATGATGTATAAGTCTGAGCTAGAGAGGTACATAGAGGATGGACTAGTGCCATTAGATACCAAGGGTTTTAATGTTCTAGATTGGTGGAAGGTAGCCGGATCTCGTTACCCAACTTTGAGGAGGATAGCTAAGGATATTTATGCAATCCCTATTACTACAGTTGCTTCAGAAGCTGCTTTTAGTACAAGTGGAAGAGTTCTTAGTGATCATTGCAGCAGTTTAACCCCTCAGATGATAGAGGCTTTGATGTGCTCACAGGATTGGTTTCGTAACAAGTACGGAG TTGATGACAAAGATAAGAATGCTGCTTCGTTTTGGTCCTGTCTCCAAGATATGTCTCCAAGATATTCAAGAAGGTCTTCAGGAACTTAA